The proteins below come from a single Salvelinus fontinalis isolate EN_2023a chromosome 1, ASM2944872v1, whole genome shotgun sequence genomic window:
- the LOC129839524 gene encoding gamma-crystallin M2-like — protein MSKIIFYEDKNFQGRHYECSSDCAEMHNHFSRCNSIKVDSGCWMAYEKPNYTGYQYMLNKGEYPDYQRWAGFNDCIRSCRMVPPYRGNYRMKIYERSDFRGQNMEMMEDCPDLHESFHSRDISSANVMEGYWILHEHPHYRGRQYFLRPGEYRRHSEWGSSSPTIGSLRRVTETP, from the exons ATTATATTCTACGAGGACAAGAACTTCCAGGGCCGCCACTATGAGTGCAGCAGCGACTGTGCTGAGATGCACAACCACTTCAGCCGCTGTAACTCCATAAAGGTGGACAGTGGCTGTTGGATGGCCTATGAGAAACCCAACTACACTGGCTACCAGTACATGCTGAACAAGGGCGAGTACCCCGACTACCAGCGCTGGGCTGGCTTCAACGACTGCATCCGCTCCTGCCGTATGGTGCCCCCT TATCGAGGAAACTACAGGATGAAGATCTACGAGCGCTCTGACTTCAGGGGTCAGAACATGGAGATGATGGAGGACTGCCCCGACCTGCACGAGAGCTTCCACAGCCGCGACATCTCCTCCGCCAACGTCATGGAGGGTTACTGGATCCTCCACGAGCACCCCCACTACAGGGGTCGTCAGTACTTCCTTCGCCCCGGGGAGTACAGGAGGCACAGCGAGTGGGGAAGCTCCAGCCCCACCATCGGCTCCCTGAGACGTGTCACCGAGACCCCCTGA